From a region of the Synechococcus sp. PCC 7502 genome:
- the psaK gene encoding photosystem I reaction center subunit PsaK, with the protein MLNLLAAVPATPTWSFSVALIMITANLFVLAIGSKAIQVKGVGPSLPIQLPGLFQGFGVAELLAVTSFGHILGIGLILGLGQAGLL; encoded by the coding sequence ATGCTTAATTTACTTGCAGCAGTTCCTGCTACCCCTACTTGGTCTTTTAGTGTTGCCCTGATTATGATTACCGCTAATCTTTTTGTACTGGCGATCGGTAGCAAAGCCATCCAAGTTAAAGGCGTTGGTCCCAGCTTACCTATACAATTACCCGGATTATTTCAGGGTTTTGGCGTGGCTGAGTTATTGGCTGTAACTAGCTTTGGACATATTTTGGGAATAGGGCTGATTCTGGGTTTAGGGCAAGCTGGATTACTATAA
- a CDS encoding DUF29 domain-containing protein, whose amino-acid sequence MDTLSLRATSQNTLYEQDFSLWLEQTAQLLREGNLGAIDIDSLIEEVESMGRSERQAVKSNLEIILMHLLKYKYQSEKRSNSWRYTLLEHRRRLDEAFKTSPSLKRYFLQEFADCYKGARKLASVETGIAIATFPINTPFTPEQTLDEDYLPED is encoded by the coding sequence ATGGATACTTTGTCTCTCAGGGCAACTTCCCAAAATACACTCTATGAACAAGATTTCTCTCTGTGGCTAGAGCAAACCGCACAATTATTGAGAGAAGGAAATTTAGGGGCGATCGACATAGACAGTTTAATCGAAGAAGTTGAAAGCATGGGGAGAAGTGAAAGACAAGCAGTTAAAAGCAACTTAGAAATTATTTTGATGCACCTATTAAAGTATAAATATCAGTCTGAAAAGCGATCTAACAGTTGGCGTTATACTTTACTGGAACATCGCCGCCGCTTAGATGAGGCTTTCAAAACTAGTCCAAGTCTGAAAAGATATTTTTTACAAGAATTTGCTGATTGCTATAAAGGTGCTAGGAAACTTGCCAGTGTGGAAACTGGTATTGCGATCGCAACTTTTCCTATAAATACTCCATTTACACCAGAACAGACTCTTGATGAAGATTATTTGCCTGAAGATTAG
- a CDS encoding TetR/AcrR family transcriptional regulator: MKLFNPPVQVELDAKTKILQSAQKLFARRGFDGTTTKDLAIASGVAEGTIFRHFANKKAILIEVATQGWINLLTDLLTELSEMGSYKAIAQMMQRRMLNMAENLDMMKVCFMEVQFHPELRDQIQLEVVDKMTDIAEVYFEEAIAKGIYRKSLSPKVIAKVFVGMFAVAGFSNETLTASDSAMELKAMAEGVSDIFLNGVLAKP, encoded by the coding sequence ATGAAACTTTTTAATCCTCCAGTCCAAGTTGAACTAGATGCGAAGACCAAAATTTTACAATCCGCTCAAAAATTGTTTGCCCGTAGAGGTTTTGATGGTACTACAACTAAAGACTTAGCGATCGCCTCTGGGGTAGCTGAAGGTACAATCTTTCGACATTTTGCCAATAAAAAAGCAATCCTTATTGAAGTTGCTACCCAGGGCTGGATTAATTTGTTGACTGATCTGTTGACCGAACTTAGTGAAATGGGGAGTTATAAAGCGATCGCTCAAATGATGCAACGGCGCATGCTAAATATGGCAGAGAACCTTGACATGATGAAAGTTTGCTTTATGGAGGTACAATTTCACCCCGAACTACGGGATCAGATTCAGTTAGAAGTGGTGGATAAAATGACGGATATTGCTGAGGTGTATTTTGAAGAGGCGATCGCTAAAGGTATATATAGAAAGTCTTTAAGTCCTAAAGTTATTGCTAAAGTTTTTGTGGGGATGTTTGCAGTAGCAGGGTTTAGTAATGAAACCTTGACTGCTAGTGATTCAGCAATGGAGCTAAAAGCTATGGCTGAGGGGGTCTCAGATATTTTCCTCAATGGGGTTTTGGCAAAGCCTTAA